In Geobacter anodireducens, a genomic segment contains:
- a CDS encoding peptidase M48 has translation MTVTILAWYLAVLAFEHLLRIMNLKHLRRHGTTVPDGFAGAVDEGSLRTATAYTLDRSRLGIVESLVDSGLLVGFLFAGILPLFDRWVASLTTSFILAGVVFFLLLSLVQSAIAIPFGLYETFVIERRYGFTTITPRLWWSDLLKSTCISMTLATLMISGAFALVAWSPLHWWLWVWGFLAFLTLFLMYLSPYVIEPLFNRYEPVKTEGLEEEIRAMAERAGLRVSRVMQVDASRRSRHSNAYFTGIGRVKRIVLYDTLLDQMTRAEILAVLAHEIGHWKLGHIRRRLIGGQAGALAAAWLAWRITSWEGLPGLLGMTEATFPARLVIVGFIGTLALFPLTPLFAWLSRRQEREADRFAVELCEDPASLATALVKLSRENLSNLHPHPLYAAFHYSHPPVVERVQGLLALARKE, from the coding sequence ATGACTGTGACGATCCTCGCCTGGTACCTCGCGGTCCTCGCCTTCGAGCATCTGCTCCGCATCATGAACCTCAAACATCTCAGGCGCCATGGAACAACGGTCCCCGATGGTTTCGCCGGAGCGGTGGATGAGGGGAGCCTGCGCACTGCAACTGCCTATACCCTCGACCGGAGTCGCCTGGGGATTGTGGAATCGTTGGTCGACAGCGGCCTTCTTGTCGGATTTCTCTTCGCAGGAATCCTCCCGCTCTTCGACCGCTGGGTTGCCTCGCTGACCACCTCGTTCATCCTGGCGGGCGTCGTCTTTTTTCTGCTTCTTTCCCTCGTTCAGAGCGCCATCGCAATCCCCTTCGGACTCTATGAAACATTCGTCATTGAGCGCCGGTACGGCTTTACCACCATAACGCCGAGGCTCTGGTGGTCCGACCTGCTTAAATCGACGTGTATTTCAATGACGCTTGCCACGCTCATGATTTCCGGCGCTTTCGCCCTGGTCGCATGGAGTCCCCTGCACTGGTGGCTCTGGGTCTGGGGCTTTCTCGCGTTTCTGACCCTGTTTCTCATGTATCTCTCACCGTATGTCATCGAGCCGCTGTTCAACCGCTACGAGCCGGTGAAGACCGAAGGGCTGGAAGAAGAGATCCGTGCCATGGCCGAGCGGGCCGGACTCAGGGTGAGCCGGGTTATGCAGGTGGATGCATCCCGGCGCAGCCGCCACTCCAATGCCTACTTTACCGGCATCGGCCGGGTAAAGCGCATCGTGCTGTACGATACGCTGCTGGACCAGATGACCCGCGCGGAGATTCTGGCGGTCCTGGCCCATGAGATCGGCCACTGGAAGCTGGGACACATCCGCCGGAGGCTAATTGGCGGTCAGGCAGGCGCCCTTGCCGCTGCCTGGCTGGCCTGGAGGATCACATCATGGGAGGGGCTGCCCGGGCTTCTGGGGATGACGGAGGCGACGTTTCCGGCTCGGCTCGTGATCGTCGGCTTCATCGGTACCCTGGCGCTCTTTCCGCTAACGCCCCTGTTTGCCTGGTTGTCGCGCCGGCAGGAGCGGGAGGCCGACCGATTCGCAGTGGAGCTCTGCGAAGATCCCGCATCGCTCGCTACGGCGCTGGTTAAACTTTCCCGGGAAAACCTCTCCAATCTTCATCCGCACCCCCTCTACGCAGCGTTTCACTATTCCCACCCGCCGGTGGTTGAACGGGTGCAAGGGCTGCTGGCGCTGGCGCGAAAAGAATGA
- a CDS encoding type II secretion system protein GspN, with product MTARRWLAWGACIIAGLLLILTFTLLLVPSRELEQLTVRWFARQGYDFSAADFGKAFPLGIAARGVTIADNRGPLLRLDTVRARLELLPLLAGKVSVDVDGSVGAGQFDGTFRLRDGTGVFSARDVRLEDIPFFRTATDADIKGVLTADATLAGTGRSKGGEVKLAVKGAHISGATISGVPLPDAVYETVRGMVRVAGGRATIDSFSLQGEDVYVRLSGTMPLMAPMENSPLNLSLELMPRPAFLDRQKLVFTLLAKYLVTPGHYRLPIRGTLSKPLLQ from the coding sequence ATGACCGCACGTCGCTGGCTCGCCTGGGGCGCCTGCATCATCGCCGGACTGCTCCTCATCCTGACCTTCACCCTTCTTCTGGTCCCCTCGCGGGAACTGGAACAATTGACCGTCCGCTGGTTTGCCCGGCAGGGGTACGACTTCAGCGCGGCCGACTTCGGCAAGGCGTTTCCGCTGGGCATTGCCGCCCGGGGTGTTACCATAGCCGACAACCGGGGGCCGCTCCTGCGGTTGGACACTGTCCGGGCGCGACTCGAGCTCCTGCCGCTTTTGGCGGGGAAAGTCTCCGTTGACGTGGACGGCTCGGTCGGCGCGGGGCAGTTCGACGGCACCTTCCGGCTCCGGGACGGCACGGGGGTTTTCTCCGCACGTGACGTTCGCCTGGAGGACATCCCCTTCTTCCGGACCGCCACCGACGCCGATATCAAAGGAGTGCTGACAGCTGACGCCACCCTTGCCGGCACGGGGCGATCCAAAGGGGGCGAAGTGAAACTGGCGGTAAAGGGAGCGCACATTAGCGGCGCAACGATCAGCGGCGTTCCTCTGCCGGACGCCGTGTACGAAACGGTGCGAGGCATGGTCAGGGTAGCCGGCGGCCGGGCAACCATCGACAGCTTCTCCCTCCAGGGAGAGGACGTCTACGTCCGCCTGAGCGGCACCATGCCCCTCATGGCTCCCATGGAGAACTCGCCCCTCAATCTGTCCCTGGAGCTGATGCCCCGGCCCGCATTCCTAGACCGGCAGAAGCTCGTCTTCACTCTTCTGGCAAAATACCTGGTAACGCCGGGTCACTACCGGCTGCCGATCCGGGGAACCCTCTCAAAGCCTCTTCTTCAGTAA
- a CDS encoding general secretion pathway protein GspM, whose amino-acid sequence MSALNRIRDTWNDMDRPTRLRWGYGLVAILALAVAFSFAYDRIGLLEDKRQRREADLVEMLRLKGRYQEARSTSMRLANRLAAVRADDSPAKLVEETGIRGKSLRITPLKTEQKNGFTEEAADIKIDGLTANEAVNLLHRIEKGQRPAIIRKALLRTRFDDPSKLDLTLTVALLRGAPQGAR is encoded by the coding sequence ATGAGTGCGCTTAACAGAATCCGCGACACATGGAACGACATGGATCGCCCCACCCGCCTGCGCTGGGGGTACGGACTCGTGGCCATCCTCGCCCTTGCCGTGGCCTTTTCCTTCGCGTACGACCGGATCGGCCTTCTGGAGGACAAGCGGCAGCGGCGCGAAGCCGACCTGGTGGAAATGCTCCGCCTGAAGGGGCGCTACCAGGAGGCGCGCAGCACATCCATGCGCCTTGCCAACAGGCTGGCCGCGGTCCGCGCAGACGATTCGCCCGCAAAGCTCGTGGAAGAAACCGGTATCCGCGGCAAATCGCTTCGCATCACCCCGCTCAAAACCGAACAGAAGAACGGTTTTACCGAGGAAGCAGCCGACATCAAAATTGACGGGCTCACGGCAAATGAAGCCGTCAATCTCCTCCACCGCATCGAGAAGGGCCAACGCCCCGCCATTATCAGGAAAGCACTGCTGCGCACCCGCTTCGACGATCCGTCAAAGCTCGACCTGACTCTTACCGTGGCACTGCTGCGCGGCGCACCCCAGGGGGCGCGATGA
- a CDS encoding type II secretion system protein GspL, whose product MTYLILEWTGTDLVASRFFTRAGELVFQERESRPAASEADLAAALRELAPSDDDCRPVLAIPLGRLFSREIDLPIQERAKLRLLLPLELKGETALENEDLVFDGLPLAAEGKVLALWARKREIAHLVQACTEAGIDPEVVTTAPIHWEELLSPDEAEAALAVTDGTALAVYGNGKPLFFRALGSDEGELSRTLAALEMARQVRIERLFWHGSPVGNAPAEAEGVPMLALPVTDSLAAAFGGDEAAARENAGAWALARALQTGRIGTFRAGELAWTRGREQLKRRLRIPAILTVLLLLLLAADAGIRYTMVKRDLTSVNASIAALYREVFPGRKKSVDELGELKAEIRRLGAAGAGSHILDTLRGLAKAKGDDVTGLFEVEIDGTAVRLKGDARSTQAVSQYRDRLASVLADAEVGQITAKPDGSVTFSLRGTISEVAK is encoded by the coding sequence ATGACTTATCTGATTCTCGAATGGACCGGCACGGACCTGGTGGCAAGCCGCTTCTTCACCCGGGCAGGTGAACTGGTGTTCCAGGAGCGCGAAAGCCGCCCTGCCGCTTCGGAGGCCGATCTGGCCGCAGCGCTCCGGGAACTTGCCCCTTCCGACGACGACTGCCGGCCGGTACTCGCCATCCCGCTGGGCCGGCTCTTCAGCCGGGAGATCGATCTGCCGATCCAGGAACGGGCCAAGCTCCGCCTGCTCCTTCCCCTGGAGCTGAAGGGAGAGACCGCCCTGGAGAATGAGGATCTGGTCTTCGACGGGCTGCCCCTGGCCGCCGAGGGAAAGGTGCTGGCGCTCTGGGCGCGCAAGCGGGAGATTGCCCACCTTGTCCAGGCATGCACCGAGGCGGGAATAGACCCCGAGGTGGTCACAACCGCCCCCATCCACTGGGAGGAGCTTCTCTCTCCCGACGAAGCCGAAGCGGCCCTGGCCGTCACCGACGGTACGGCACTGGCGGTGTACGGGAACGGCAAGCCCCTCTTCTTCAGGGCTCTTGGCAGTGACGAGGGGGAACTATCCCGCACCCTGGCGGCGCTGGAAATGGCCAGGCAGGTACGGATTGAACGGCTCTTCTGGCACGGCTCTCCCGTGGGCAACGCGCCTGCGGAAGCAGAGGGAGTACCCATGCTGGCGCTGCCCGTAACCGACAGCCTGGCAGCCGCCTTTGGCGGGGATGAGGCGGCCGCGCGGGAAAATGCCGGCGCATGGGCGCTGGCACGTGCGCTCCAGACCGGGCGGATCGGCACCTTTCGCGCAGGCGAACTCGCCTGGACCAGGGGGCGTGAGCAACTCAAGCGCCGGCTCCGCATCCCCGCGATCCTGACAGTGCTTCTGCTGCTGCTCCTTGCCGCCGACGCCGGTATCCGTTACACCATGGTGAAGCGGGACCTGACATCGGTGAACGCGTCCATTGCCGCCCTCTATCGGGAGGTTTTCCCCGGACGGAAGAAGAGCGTTGACGAACTGGGCGAACTGAAGGCGGAGATCCGCAGGCTCGGCGCGGCAGGCGCAGGGAGCCACATCCTGGATACCCTGCGGGGATTGGCAAAGGCCAAGGGCGACGACGTGACCGGCCTTTTCGAGGTGGAGATCGACGGCACGGCAGTGCGCCTCAAGGGAGATGCCCGCTCCACCCAGGCGGTCAGCCAGTACCGCGACCGGCTCGCCAGCGTCCTGGCCGACGCCGAGGTGGGCCAGATCACGGCAAAACCGGACGGGTCCGTCACGTTCTCCCTCAGGGGCACCATCAGCGAGGTGGCGAAATGA
- a CDS encoding general secretion pathway protein GspK has protein sequence MRRSESERGFALILTLVVTALLIAVTTEFIHGVYVDTSLHRNFVNLQQASLMAEGGVTGGISLLRNLRTSANDQGLQQLLADPVRFEDEKGRVGITIEEEDGKLNLNAVTLPNGDEHVFYGPAERRLLTVLKLPLALHDSLADWLDANDEPRPDGGESAYYQSLSAPYAPRNAPFATFGELGLVRGVDPAVLERLRPFATVFVDGGAINVNTAPLQVLMALDEGISEGIARDIMQRRRIKPFKNVGELSEIPGMETIAGKLSGFAGVRGSTYRLVSRAAVGDVTRLVEAVVNLDGTQPRYLYWREY, from the coding sequence GTGAGGCGATCGGAGTCCGAACGGGGCTTCGCCCTCATCCTGACCCTCGTGGTGACTGCCCTCCTCATCGCAGTGACCACCGAGTTCATCCACGGAGTTTATGTGGACACGTCGCTCCACCGCAACTTCGTGAACCTGCAGCAGGCAAGCCTCATGGCCGAGGGAGGGGTAACCGGCGGGATTTCGCTGCTGCGAAACCTTCGCACCTCCGCCAATGACCAGGGGCTGCAGCAACTCCTTGCCGATCCCGTCCGATTTGAAGATGAAAAGGGACGGGTGGGCATCACCATCGAGGAAGAGGACGGCAAGCTCAACCTGAATGCCGTCACCCTTCCCAACGGTGACGAACATGTGTTTTACGGCCCTGCGGAACGCCGGCTGCTGACCGTTCTCAAGCTGCCGCTAGCGCTTCACGACTCGCTGGCCGATTGGCTGGACGCCAATGACGAGCCGCGGCCCGACGGCGGAGAATCTGCCTATTACCAGTCGCTGAGCGCCCCCTATGCCCCCCGCAACGCCCCCTTTGCCACCTTTGGCGAACTGGGGCTCGTCCGGGGAGTGGACCCCGCCGTCCTGGAGCGGCTCCGGCCCTTTGCCACGGTCTTTGTCGACGGGGGGGCCATCAACGTGAACACCGCTCCCCTGCAGGTGCTCATGGCACTTGACGAGGGCATCAGCGAGGGAATCGCCCGGGACATCATGCAACGGCGCCGCATAAAGCCATTCAAAAACGTTGGGGAATTATCCGAGATTCCCGGCATGGAGACAATCGCCGGGAAGCTGTCCGGCTTTGCCGGCGTTCGGGGAAGCACCTATCGTCTCGTTTCCCGGGCAGCAGTGGGCGACGTGACCAGGCTTGTGGAAGCAGTGGTGAACCTTGACGGAACCCAGCCCCGCTATCTCTACTGGAGAGAGTACTGA
- a CDS encoding general secretion pathway protein GspJ: protein MFATWRNSPGGQRGFTLLETLVVMLLLAVVAGALYSSYFTVVRAKERTDEGAEERRELRGTLDLLRREIDGAFFRGNDMRLRFVVEDRDIFGKPASSLEFAAVAPPRAGDLPASDLEKIRYAVKETDGTLSLTRESTELFGSVKPMPYPQMEAIEGFLVECYDAGKWVKTWNTELVPRLPERVRITIRVRQGDQTVEFTTLARPRGRQS from the coding sequence TTGTTCGCTACGTGGCGAAATAGCCCCGGCGGCCAACGGGGGTTCACCCTCCTGGAAACCCTGGTGGTAATGCTGCTGCTGGCAGTGGTGGCCGGAGCCCTCTACTCCAGCTACTTCACCGTGGTCCGAGCCAAGGAACGCACCGACGAGGGAGCCGAGGAGCGCCGGGAATTGCGCGGCACCCTGGATCTCCTCCGGCGCGAAATCGACGGTGCCTTTTTCAGGGGAAACGACATGCGGCTGCGGTTCGTGGTGGAGGACCGGGACATCTTCGGGAAGCCCGCATCGAGCCTGGAGTTTGCGGCCGTAGCTCCGCCCCGGGCCGGCGACCTTCCAGCGTCCGACCTGGAGAAAATTCGTTATGCGGTAAAGGAGACAGACGGCACGCTCTCTCTCACCCGCGAGTCAACTGAACTCTTCGGGAGCGTGAAACCGATGCCTTATCCGCAGATGGAGGCAATCGAAGGGTTTCTCGTGGAGTGCTACGATGCCGGCAAATGGGTGAAGACCTGGAACACGGAGCTGGTCCCCCGTCTTCCGGAGCGGGTCAGGATAACCATCCGGGTCCGGCAGGGCGACCAGACGGTGGAATTCACTACCCTTGCCCGGCCCAGGGGGCGGCAGTCGTGA
- a CDS encoding type II secretion system protein GspI: protein MRTIGARGFTLLEVMIAVAIIAGVVFTVIGVVNNHLAVASRDRDEGVAVLLGRQMLDDLDTRQDIPEKSNGTFAPVRPDYAWVMTSTATQVSGFRKVTVAISWDNARRTVSLVRYVAK, encoded by the coding sequence GTGAGAACCATTGGTGCACGGGGGTTTACCCTGCTCGAAGTAATGATTGCCGTTGCCATCATTGCGGGGGTGGTGTTCACGGTGATCGGAGTGGTCAACAACCATCTGGCGGTCGCCAGCCGCGATCGGGATGAAGGGGTGGCCGTTCTGCTGGGCCGCCAGATGCTCGACGATCTCGACACCAGACAGGACATTCCCGAAAAGAGCAACGGCACCTTTGCGCCGGTTCGACCGGACTATGCATGGGTAATGACATCCACGGCAACGCAGGTTTCGGGATTCCGGAAGGTGACCGTGGCCATCTCGTGGGATAATGCACGGAGGACGGTGAGCCTTGTTCGCTACGTGGCGAAATAG
- a CDS encoding general secretion pathway protein GspH — protein MPTSRAGTCNNHGFTLMELVVVIVILALAAALVLPRLTPGDTAHLHRAAREFAATLRFIQDRAITAKTAYRMKLVPGESAIAIATILPDGTEGEPDDPILRRRLLPEGISIASIFTPRVGKRTAGEVVVTVGTAGFEEFTVFHLKAEGSDAVMTVMAYPSSGKVKVAEGYREDPL, from the coding sequence ATGCCGACATCGAGAGCTGGAACCTGCAATAACCACGGGTTCACCCTGATGGAGCTGGTGGTGGTGATAGTCATCCTGGCTCTGGCGGCGGCGCTGGTCCTTCCACGGCTCACGCCCGGCGACACGGCGCATCTTCACCGGGCAGCCCGCGAGTTCGCCGCCACCTTGCGGTTCATCCAGGATCGGGCCATCACAGCAAAGACCGCCTACCGCATGAAGCTGGTGCCCGGCGAAAGCGCCATCGCCATCGCAACGATCCTGCCGGACGGCACGGAAGGAGAGCCGGACGATCCGATCCTGCGGCGGCGCCTCCTGCCCGAGGGAATCAGCATAGCCAGCATCTTCACCCCCCGGGTCGGCAAGCGTACTGCAGGCGAGGTGGTGGTCACCGTCGGTACGGCAGGGTTTGAAGAGTTCACCGTTTTCCATCTCAAGGCCGAGGGAAGCGACGCCGTTATGACGGTCATGGCCTATCCGTCCTCCGGCAAGGTAAAAGTCGCGGAAGGGTACCGGGAGGATCCCCTGTGA
- a CDS encoding type II secretion system protein GspF, whose product MPTFRYSAYTAGGRETSGTVEAESLKEAKLRLKRDGLYPRDIGPVSETAGTVSRRFGGRSAGPAQVALMTRRLATLVGSQVPIYEAVTTLWEQEDPGEIKKALGRIRERLAEGANLAKALSLEPRLFSESYVAMVAAGEASGALDAVLERVALFLEEQRAIRSKITASLAYPTLMVLVGSAVMLFLLAFVIPKIVTIFEDNRAALPLITIALIKTSTFLRSFWWACIAAVAGVVLLYRRLMKDEASRLRRDRVLLRIPVVGSLLRQLILSRFAKVLGLLLSSGVPVMRALEITAQVVVNRHYRAALTGVIAGLAEGGTLSGALRTTGLFPPLLVHMVAVGEKGGELEEMLGKAGSAFEREFESSVSGLMALLEPLLVLAMGLAVGLVVVAVLLPIFELNQLIR is encoded by the coding sequence ATGCCGACCTTCCGGTATAGCGCCTATACGGCCGGGGGACGGGAGACGTCCGGCACCGTCGAGGCTGAGAGCCTGAAGGAGGCGAAGCTCCGCCTGAAGCGGGACGGCCTCTATCCGCGTGACATTGGCCCGGTCTCCGAGACGGCGGGGACCGTCTCCCGACGTTTCGGAGGGAGAAGCGCGGGCCCTGCCCAGGTGGCTCTCATGACCCGTCGGCTCGCAACGCTGGTGGGCTCGCAGGTTCCGATCTACGAGGCAGTGACCACGCTCTGGGAGCAGGAAGATCCCGGCGAGATCAAAAAGGCCCTCGGCCGGATCCGGGAACGCCTGGCCGAGGGTGCCAACCTGGCCAAGGCGCTGTCCCTCGAACCCCGGCTTTTCAGTGAGAGCTACGTGGCAATGGTGGCGGCAGGCGAGGCAAGCGGCGCTCTGGACGCCGTTTTGGAGCGAGTCGCCCTCTTCCTCGAGGAACAGCGGGCCATTCGGAGCAAAATCACCGCCTCGCTGGCCTACCCGACGCTCATGGTCCTGGTGGGAAGCGCGGTAATGCTCTTCCTCCTGGCCTTTGTCATTCCCAAGATCGTCACCATCTTTGAGGACAACCGGGCCGCCCTCCCCCTGATCACCATCGCCCTCATCAAGACGAGCACCTTTCTCCGCTCATTCTGGTGGGCATGCATCGCCGCCGTGGCCGGAGTGGTGCTGCTCTACCGGCGTCTCATGAAGGACGAGGCCTCCCGCCTCCGCCGCGACCGCGTCCTTCTGCGGATCCCGGTGGTGGGAAGTCTCCTGCGCCAACTCATCCTCTCCCGCTTCGCCAAGGTGCTGGGACTTCTCCTTTCCAGCGGTGTACCGGTCATGCGGGCTCTCGAAATCACGGCCCAGGTTGTGGTCAACCGCCACTATCGCGCAGCCCTCACCGGTGTGATAGCCGGACTGGCTGAAGGCGGCACCCTTTCGGGGGCTCTGCGTACCACGGGACTCTTTCCCCCGCTTCTGGTCCACATGGTCGCCGTTGGCGAGAAGGGGGGCGAGCTTGAGGAGATGCTCGGCAAGGCCGGCAGCGCCTTCGAGCGGGAGTTCGAATCGTCAGTATCCGGCCTCATGGCACTCCTGGAGCCACTCCTCGTCCTGGCCATGGGGCTGGCCGTGGGGCTCGTGGTGGTCGCGGTACTGCTCCCCATCTTTGAACTTAATCAACTCATTCGCTGA
- a CDS encoding type II secretion system protein GspE, translating into MTDAHDMEQIARRLGIPFLAEIGDNEADAALLTRLPLAFARGRLILPLRERDGRLLVVSGNPADLSAIDEVRGVYGMEVELAAATPDTVLGAVNHLYARLGSSAQEVVEELEGEDLSVIATELAEPKDLLDLTDEAPVIRLLNSILSEAVKERASDIHIEPYERELEVRFRIDGILYRKLAPPKVVQEALVSRVKIMAGLNIAEKRLPQDGRIRVIVAGRDVDIRVSIIPTFFGERVVLRLLDKQKGLISLENIGLSEGGVRAMERLLARTSGIILVTGPTGSGKSTTLYAALNRLNSPEKNIITIEDPIEYQVKGIGQIQVNPKIELTFAQGLRAILRQDPDIVMVGEIRDAETAEIAMQASLTGHLVLSTLHTNDSATAIARLVDMGIEPFMVASSLSAVLAQRLVRRICPHCRESYTPERDYAGITLPSTLYRGRGCDACFGLGTLGRVGIYELLPVDGEICSMIIRREPAGAIKEYAVGKGMRTLRDDGLAKAAAGITTIEEVLRVTQEEYADLPV; encoded by the coding sequence ATGACGGACGCACACGACATGGAACAGATCGCCCGGCGGCTCGGCATCCCCTTCCTGGCCGAGATCGGGGACAATGAGGCTGATGCGGCACTGCTCACGCGGCTCCCCCTGGCCTTTGCCCGGGGCAGGCTCATCCTTCCCCTGCGGGAGCGGGATGGACGGCTCCTGGTCGTTTCCGGCAATCCCGCGGATCTGTCGGCCATCGATGAGGTGCGGGGAGTCTACGGAATGGAGGTGGAACTGGCCGCGGCAACGCCGGATACGGTACTCGGCGCGGTAAACCATCTCTACGCCCGGCTCGGCAGTTCGGCCCAGGAGGTCGTGGAAGAGCTTGAAGGGGAAGACCTTTCGGTCATCGCCACTGAACTGGCCGAGCCCAAGGATCTTCTGGACCTGACCGACGAAGCGCCGGTCATCCGGCTTCTGAACTCGATCCTCTCGGAGGCGGTGAAGGAGCGGGCCAGCGACATCCACATCGAACCCTACGAGCGGGAACTGGAGGTCCGTTTCAGGATCGACGGCATCCTCTACCGCAAGCTCGCCCCTCCCAAGGTGGTGCAGGAAGCTCTGGTCTCCCGCGTAAAGATCATGGCCGGACTGAACATCGCCGAAAAGCGCCTTCCCCAGGATGGCCGCATCAGGGTAATCGTGGCGGGACGGGATGTGGACATCCGCGTCTCCATCATCCCCACCTTCTTCGGCGAACGCGTGGTGCTCCGTCTCCTCGACAAACAGAAGGGGCTCATTTCTCTCGAAAACATCGGGCTGTCCGAAGGGGGCGTCCGGGCCATGGAGCGCCTCCTTGCCCGGACCAGCGGCATCATCCTCGTCACCGGACCAACGGGAAGCGGCAAGTCCACCACTCTCTACGCGGCACTCAACCGGCTCAACTCGCCGGAAAAGAACATCATCACCATCGAAGACCCCATCGAATATCAAGTCAAGGGGATCGGCCAGATTCAGGTCAATCCCAAAATCGAGCTGACCTTTGCCCAGGGCCTGCGCGCCATTCTCCGCCAGGACCCGGACATCGTAATGGTGGGGGAGATCCGCGACGCCGAGACAGCGGAAATCGCCATGCAGGCGTCGCTCACGGGACACCTGGTCCTCTCCACCCTTCACACCAACGACAGCGCCACCGCCATCGCCCGACTCGTGGACATGGGAATCGAACCATTCATGGTGGCATCGTCCCTGTCTGCGGTCCTGGCCCAGCGGCTCGTGCGCCGCATCTGCCCCCACTGCCGCGAATCCTACACGCCGGAACGGGACTACGCCGGCATCACCCTCCCCTCAACCCTCTACCGGGGGCGGGGATGCGATGCATGTTTCGGCCTCGGAACCCTGGGCCGGGTCGGCATCTACGAACTCCTCCCCGTGGACGGGGAGATCTGCTCCATGATCATCCGTCGGGAACCGGCCGGAGCCATCAAGGAATACGCTGTCGGCAAGGGGATGCGGACCCTGCGCGACGACGGCCTGGCCAAGGCCGCAGCGGGCATCACAACCATCGAGGAGGTCCTGCGGGTAACGCAGGAGGAGTATGCCGACCTTCCGGTATAG
- a CDS encoding general secretion pathway protein GspC yields the protein MKKVYLLTALLIALNLLAAARIAAGLISYRLARTAPPTAMGATGPSTTAVSDDILSFAPILDQGLFGRATQGKLTPLAAPVQGAAGAQQPAPVLGDLALLGTARGSFRETFALIRRATPPEERVFRLGDTVFGVGPLVGVQKESVEILASGRKIRLTTPLAMGIEPTSAPPPPVAAPQTGAVQVGAGSYVIDQRALNAALENLGQVMTDARLLPSVKEGKVEGFRISEVKPAGVFSMIGMRNGDILLRINDLPVDSPERAIQSLASLKGQNRIKLDLVRDGQPTSFNYDIR from the coding sequence ATGAAAAAGGTTTATCTCCTCACTGCTCTCTTGATCGCGCTGAACTTACTGGCGGCCGCGCGGATCGCCGCCGGACTGATCTCCTATCGCCTGGCCCGGACGGCACCGCCTACCGCAATGGGTGCGACCGGCCCCTCCACCACAGCCGTTTCCGACGACATTCTGAGTTTTGCTCCCATTCTTGACCAGGGACTGTTCGGCCGGGCGACACAGGGAAAACTGACTCCCCTCGCCGCACCTGTCCAGGGGGCGGCGGGAGCCCAGCAGCCTGCGCCGGTCCTTGGGGATCTGGCCTTGCTGGGAACGGCCCGCGGCTCGTTCCGGGAGACATTCGCCCTCATCCGCCGGGCAACGCCGCCTGAAGAACGGGTTTTTCGTCTGGGCGACACCGTGTTCGGCGTCGGTCCGCTCGTGGGAGTCCAGAAGGAAAGCGTGGAAATCCTCGCCAGCGGGCGAAAGATTCGCCTCACAACCCCCCTGGCCATGGGGATAGAACCGACATCCGCCCCTCCTCCCCCGGTTGCCGCACCGCAAACCGGTGCGGTTCAGGTGGGGGCGGGAAGCTACGTGATTGATCAGCGAGCGCTCAACGCCGCCCTCGAAAACCTTGGCCAGGTGATGACCGATGCACGGCTCCTGCCGAGCGTAAAAGAGGGCAAAGTGGAGGGCTTCCGGATTTCAGAGGTCAAGCCTGCTGGAGTGTTTTCAATGATCGGCATGCGGAACGGGGACATTCTGCTCCGCATCAATGATCTCCCCGTGGACTCACCCGAGCGCGCCATCCAATCGCTGGCATCGCTCAAGGGGCAGAACCGCATCAAGCTCGATCTGGTCAGGGACGGCCAGCCGACTTCGTTTAACTACGATATACGATAA